Proteins encoded by one window of Polaribacter haliotis:
- a CDS encoding polyprenyl synthetase family protein: MDILHYQKEFLTYLESKNWVREPKNLYEPIDYIIQLGGKRIRPVLTLMAADIFSSNYKKALPAALAVEVFHNFTLIHDDIMDDAPLRRGKVTVHEKWDLNTGILSGDAMLILAYQYFENYEPVVFQKLAKLFSKTALEVCDGQQLDVDFETRNDVTIDEYINMIRLKTSVLVAAALKMGAIVAETNDENANLIYDFGLNLGLAFQLQDDYLDTFGNPETFGKQIGGDIIENKKTYLYLKALEVSNDHDKGKLKYLYRKKLKENTVKIADVKRIFKVNDIPNLVKDQIENYTQKAFDTLAKMDIDTASKTNLKNFGLWLMNRSV; this comes from the coding sequence TTGGACATTTTACATTATCAAAAAGAATTTCTAACTTATTTAGAATCAAAAAATTGGGTTAGAGAGCCTAAAAATTTATATGAACCAATTGATTATATCATACAATTAGGAGGTAAAAGAATTCGCCCAGTTTTAACTTTAATGGCGGCAGATATTTTTTCTTCTAATTATAAGAAAGCATTACCAGCTGCTTTGGCTGTTGAGGTTTTTCATAATTTTACTTTAATACATGATGATATAATGGACGATGCACCTTTAAGAAGAGGTAAAGTAACTGTTCATGAAAAATGGGATTTAAATACAGGAATTCTTTCTGGAGATGCAATGTTAATCTTGGCATATCAATATTTTGAGAATTACGAGCCTGTTGTTTTTCAAAAATTAGCAAAATTATTTAGTAAAACTGCTTTAGAAGTTTGTGATGGACAACAATTAGATGTAGATTTTGAAACAAGAAATGATGTTACTATAGATGAATATATTAATATGATTCGTTTAAAAACATCGGTTTTGGTTGCAGCGGCTTTAAAAATGGGTGCAATTGTTGCAGAAACCAATGATGAAAATGCAAATTTAATTTATGATTTTGGACTGAATTTAGGTTTGGCTTTTCAGTTGCAAGACGATTATTTAGACACTTTTGGAAACCCAGAAACATTCGGAAAACAAATAGGGGGAGATATTATTGAAAACAAAAAAACGTATTTATATTTAAAAGCGTTAGAAGTTTCTAATGATCATGATAAAGGAAAGTTAAAATATCTTTACAGAAAGAAACTAAAAGAGAATACTGTTAAAATTGCAGATGTTAAAAGAATTTTTAAAGTAAATGATATTCCTAATTTAGTAAAAGATCAAATAGAGAATTATACTCAAAAAGCTTTTGATACATTGGCTAAAATGGATATTGATACAGCTAGTAAAACGAACCTAAAGAACTTTGGTTTATGGTTAATGAATAGATCTGTTTAA
- the rpmF gene encoding 50S ribosomal protein L32: MAHPKRKISKTRRDKRRTHYKASYQQIATDPTTGEAHLYHRAHWHEGKLYYRGQIVLESAVAEA, encoded by the coding sequence ATGGCGCATCCTAAAAGAAAAATTTCCAAAACGAGAAGAGATAAAAGGAGAACACATTATAAAGCATCTTATCAGCAGATCGCTACAGATCCAACAACTGGTGAGGCACATTTATATCACAGAGCTCATTGGCACGAAGGTAAATTATATTACCGAGGTCAAATAGTATTGGAATCTGCAGTTGCAGAAGCTTAA
- a CDS encoding PID-CTERM protein-sorting domain-containing protein, with product MVLFTVLIYTCIVNGQVVPPPMPPPPPPGLPVDGGLLFLFVSGLIYGVNKVRQ from the coding sequence TTGGTACTGTTTACAGTACTTATATACACATGCATTGTTAATGGACAAGTTGTTCCACCACCAATGCCACCACCACCACCACCTGGTCTTCCAGTAGATGGAGGTTTACTGTTTTTATTCGTTTCGGGATTAATATATGGGGTTAACAAGGTTAGACAATAA
- a CDS encoding beta-ketoacyl-ACP synthase III — protein MTKITAAITAVGKYVPEYILTNKELEGYVETNDEWITTRTGIKERRILKGEGLGTSYMAIKAAEELLQKSNCNPAEIDLVIVATATPDLPVASTAAYVATEIGAINAFGYDLQAACSSFLYGMSTAASYIESGRYKKVLLIGADKMSSIIDYTDRATCIIFGDGAGAVLFEPNNDGLGLQDEYLRSDGIGRDFLRIEAGGSIMPTTKETVEANKHFVYQEGKTVFKYAVSNMADVAEKMLTRNNLTEPDIQWLVAHQANKRIIEATAKRVGVSSDKVMMNIQKYGNTTSATLPLLLADYENELKKGDNLIFAAFGGGFTWGAAYLKWAYNS, from the coding sequence ATGACTAAAATCACTGCAGCAATTACAGCAGTAGGGAAGTATGTTCCTGAATATATTCTAACAAATAAAGAGTTGGAAGGCTATGTTGAGACTAATGACGAGTGGATAACAACAAGAACTGGAATAAAAGAAAGAAGAATCCTTAAAGGAGAAGGTTTAGGAACTTCATACATGGCAATTAAAGCAGCCGAAGAATTATTACAAAAATCAAACTGTAACCCAGCAGAAATAGACCTAGTTATTGTCGCAACTGCTACTCCAGATTTACCAGTAGCCTCTACAGCTGCCTACGTAGCTACAGAAATTGGTGCAATAAATGCATTTGGTTATGATTTGCAAGCAGCATGTTCTAGTTTTTTATACGGAATGTCTACAGCAGCAAGTTATATAGAGTCAGGAAGATATAAGAAAGTATTATTAATAGGAGCAGATAAAATGTCTTCTATTATAGATTATACAGACAGAGCAACATGTATTATCTTTGGAGATGGGGCAGGAGCTGTTTTATTTGAACCAAATAACGACGGTTTAGGTCTGCAAGACGAATATTTAAGAAGCGATGGAATTGGTAGAGATTTCTTAAGAATCGAAGCAGGTGGTTCCATTATGCCAACTACAAAAGAAACTGTTGAAGCTAATAAGCATTTTGTATATCAAGAAGGAAAAACAGTTTTTAAATATGCTGTTTCTAATATGGCAGATGTTGCAGAAAAAATGTTAACTAGAAACAACTTAACAGAACCAGACATTCAATGGTTAGTTGCTCATCAAGCAAATAAGAGAATTATAGAAGCAACTGCAAAAAGAGTAGGAGTTTCCTCGGATAAAGTAATGATGAATATCCAGAAGTATGGAAATACAACATCTGCAACTTTACCACTTTTATTAGCGGACTATGAAAATGAATTAAAAAAAGGAGATAATTTAATTTTTGCTGCATTTGGTGGTGGTTTCACATGGGGAGCTGCATACTTAAAATGGGCATACAATTCATAA
- a CDS encoding YceD family protein, producing MKDLKQFNISFVGLKEGKHLFEYSIDNTFFNTFNYDEFEKSSINVTLDFVKKSTLFELVFTASGTVNVPCDVTNEMFDQEITSVLPLVVKFGPEYNDDNEEILILPHEAYEFNVAQFIYEMIVLAVPNKRIHPKVLDGTMESEALNKLEELKIKKVQTVEETDPRWDKLKNLITEKKT from the coding sequence ATGAAAGACTTAAAACAATTCAACATATCGTTTGTAGGATTAAAAGAAGGAAAGCATTTATTCGAATATTCTATTGACAATACGTTCTTTAATACGTTTAATTACGATGAGTTTGAAAAATCTTCTATAAATGTCACTTTAGATTTTGTAAAAAAAAGCACTTTATTTGAGCTTGTTTTTACTGCTTCAGGAACCGTAAATGTTCCTTGCGATGTTACAAATGAAATGTTCGATCAAGAAATAACTTCGGTTTTACCCTTAGTTGTAAAATTTGGTCCAGAATATAATGATGATAATGAAGAAATTTTAATATTACCTCACGAAGCGTACGAATTTAATGTAGCACAATTTATTTATGAAATGATTGTGTTGGCGGTTCCAAACAAAAGAATACATCCAAAAGTTTTGGATGGAACTATGGAGTCTGAAGCATTAAATAAACTAGAAGAACTAAAAATAAAAAAAGTACAAACTGTTGAAGAAACAGACCCAAGGTGGGATAAATTAAAGAATTTAATAACAGAAAAAAAGACATAA
- the pdxA gene encoding 4-hydroxythreonine-4-phosphate dehydrogenase PdxA encodes MDKSDKIIVGISIGDLNGIGIEVILKTFQDKRMLDFCTPVLFGATKVISYHKKALSLDIPVHGITSINQINHNKINVLNIWKEDVDLELGVSTKVSGEYAAKSLAFAMEHLKEDKINVLLTAPINKENIQSETFNFPGHTEYLEANLEGNSLMILMTDKLRIGLITGHIPISKVAEAITPALIKEKVKIMHESLKKDFGISKPKIAVLSLNPHCGDNGVIGKEDDEIIKPTIDEIKENGTLVFGPYAADGFFGSETYKQFDGVLATYHDQGLAPFKALSFGNGVNFTAGLNKIRTSPDHGTGFDIAGKKLANPSSFTEALFAGIQIYKNRNEYLQLTKNQLLVK; translated from the coding sequence ATGGATAAATCTGATAAAATTATCGTTGGAATTTCAATTGGAGATTTAAATGGAATTGGAATAGAAGTAATTTTAAAAACATTTCAAGATAAAAGAATGTTAGATTTTTGTACTCCAGTTTTATTTGGAGCTACCAAAGTTATTTCTTATCATAAAAAAGCACTAAGTTTAGATATTCCAGTTCATGGAATTACATCAATAAATCAAATTAACCATAATAAAATAAATGTTTTAAATATTTGGAAAGAAGATGTTGATTTAGAATTAGGAGTTTCAACTAAAGTTTCTGGAGAATATGCTGCAAAATCATTAGCATTTGCTATGGAGCATTTAAAGGAAGATAAAATAAATGTTTTGCTTACTGCACCAATTAATAAAGAAAATATTCAATCGGAAACATTCAACTTTCCTGGACATACAGAGTATCTAGAAGCAAATTTAGAAGGTAATAGCTTAATGATTCTAATGACAGATAAATTAAGAATAGGTTTAATTACTGGACATATTCCAATTTCTAAAGTTGCAGAAGCAATTACACCAGCACTTATTAAAGAGAAGGTTAAAATAATGCACGAATCTTTAAAGAAAGATTTTGGTATTAGCAAACCAAAAATTGCTGTTTTATCTTTGAATCCACATTGTGGAGATAATGGTGTAATTGGAAAAGAAGATGACGAAATTATAAAACCAACGATAGATGAAATTAAAGAAAATGGAACTTTAGTTTTTGGGCCATATGCAGCAGATGGTTTTTTTGGTTCAGAAACCTATAAGCAGTTCGATGGCGTTTTAGCAACCTATCACGACCAAGGTTTGGCTCCTTTTAAAGCACTTTCGTTTGGTAATGGTGTAAATTTTACGGCAGGTCTAAATAAAATTAGAACTTCTCCAGACCATGGAACAGGTTTCGATATTGCAGGAAAAAAATTAGCAAACCCTTCTTCTTTTACAGAAGCTTTGTTTGCTGGCATTCAAATTTATAAGAATAGAAACGAGTATTTACAGCTTACTAAAAATCAACTATTAGTAAAGTAA
- a CDS encoding riboflavin synthase, with the protein MFTGIIETLGVVTNIEKEQENVHLTIKSNITNELKIDQSVAHNGVCLTVVAINNNEYTVTAIKETLDKTTIGILKNADKVNLERAMKLGDRLDGHIVQGHVDETGICTNIENQNGSTVFTFSYNSEKNNITIEKGSITVNGVSLTVVNSKNNSFSVAIIPYTFENTSFKNMSLNDKVNLEFDVIGKYVSRLTIR; encoded by the coding sequence ATGTTTACAGGAATTATAGAAACACTTGGAGTTGTAACAAATATAGAAAAAGAGCAAGAAAATGTTCATTTAACTATTAAAAGTAACATTACAAACGAACTTAAAATAGACCAAAGTGTTGCTCATAATGGAGTTTGCTTAACAGTAGTTGCAATAAACAATAATGAATATACTGTTACTGCTATTAAGGAAACATTAGACAAAACAACGATTGGCATATTAAAAAACGCTGATAAAGTAAATTTAGAACGCGCCATGAAATTAGGCGACAGATTAGATGGACACATTGTACAAGGTCATGTAGACGAAACTGGTATTTGCACAAATATTGAAAATCAAAATGGAAGTACTGTATTTACATTTAGCTATAATTCTGAAAAAAATAATATAACTATAGAAAAAGGTTCAATTACTGTAAATGGAGTAAGTTTAACAGTAGTAAATTCTAAAAATAATTCTTTTAGTGTAGCAATTATACCATATACTTTTGAAAACACATCATTCAAAAACATGTCATTAAATGATAAGGTAAATTTGGAGTTTGATGTTATTGGAAAGTACGTTAGTAGATTAACGATTAGATAG